DNA sequence from the Bordetella genomosp. 9 genome:
CATCGTGGTGCGGGACCGCAAGCACCCAAAGCAGAAGATCGGCAACGACCAGGAGGTGCCGCTGCTGGGCGAGGCCTGGCCCGCCGTGGACCGTCAACCGAGGGATACGGTCGACGGCCGCATATTTCCCTATCGGGCGCCGACTGTGAGCCAGCTATTCACAAGAACTTGCCGAGACCTGGGCATCCAGGACCTGCACTTTCACGACATGCGCCACGAGGCAGTGAGCAGCTTGTTCGAGGCAGGGTGGCAGATCCCGGAGGTTGCCGCCGTGTCCGGACATAAGGACTGGCGGCAATTGAAGCGATACACGCAGATCGACCCGGCAGGGCTGCACAGCAAGGTGCTGCCGCTGCGCAAGGCTGCTGCCTAATTGGCCTGTCGGGCGGCGTGGTACCGCTGGTCGAGGTACTCGCCCACGGCGCGGACATCGGCGAAGCGGTTGCGGCCTTCCTTGTACGTCGGGACTGGGCACTTGTCGTCGGATATTTGGTTGCGCAGCGTTCCCTCGGCGATTCCAAGTTCTATTGCCAGCTCTCCGAGAGTCAGGCGCATGCGGCCGTACCGCATGTATAGAAGCATCGAGGTGGACGCGCCCCCTGCATTTCCGGTCTGAGACGTCATGCGGCCTTTCATATGAGATCCATCGCTGTGCGCATTTTTAATCGTCCACGTCTCCCGCGCAGGCCCGTTTGAAATCGAGCGCTGCCTGCGGGTTGTGGTTGGTACGGGTTGATCCAGGTGGGTCGAGAACGAGCGCCTCGGCTGGTGGCGGGCGGAATTCGTTGGGATGGGCGCGACTGGCAAGAGCCTCGGCCGTGATTTCGAGGCAACGGGCGAGCAGCGGGTTGCGCAGCGCGTCAGGAAGGGGCACGTGCAGGTTAGAAGCCGCGTAGGCGCGCTCGATCTGCTGGGGCGTGGGCTTAGGCATCACGCTCCCTTCCGGAAGACCCAGCAATGCACGGTGCTCGCGCCGCTGGCGTTCGTTCGGATTCGGCTCTTAACCGTCTTGACGCCGATGAACTTGTGCCGGCGGCTGGTGCGCAGGACCTTTTTCAGATCCCGCAGGTTGGGGACTTGCTGGCGCCGGTTGACCGCTTCCTCGACGTATTGGTTCAGGTTGACAGCTATCTCGTCGTCATTGCAGCTGTGATTCAGCTTAGGCGGCAGCTCGTCGCCGTTGAGGTATTCGAACGAATCCCAGAATTCTTGCACGATGGGATGGTCGGCATTGATGATGTGCTGTCGTTCCGCCGCCATGTCGCCCAGCAGCGCGATGGCTGCGGCGTGCTGCTCGTCGGTCAGTTTGACGACAATGCGCAGGGCATCGATGGTCGCCATCATTTGCGCGTGGCATTTCACGATGCGGACCATTTTCACGTCGGGCCGCGCCTTGATTACGTCGTGGTAGTGCGGCGTGCGCGCTTCGATGATCTGGAGCACCTGGGCCTCGCGCTTCGTCGCCGCGAGAATGAATCCGGACACGTCGGCCGTTGGCGTCGATTCCAGCGCTACCGCGGCGGCATAGGTCTGTGCGTTCTGGCCGGCGCGGTCGATGTTCAGGTGAACGATACGGGAAAGAATCGCTTCCGACGCGCTCACGTCGTTGTTCTGCGCGATGACGATGGATCCCCGGAACGGGGGTTCGTAGGTTTCGTTGCCACCGTTGGCGACCCCGCGAGCGCGGATGCTGCGGCCGTTGTACGCGGTTTTCAGCTCGTCCCAATCGAAGGACTTCACATGGGTTTTCTCGTCTCCCATGCGCTCGCGGTCGGACTCGATCAGCACGACAGGTAGGCCGGACACCTGGGAGAAGTTGCGCGCGCGTGCTGCGAGCGACGCCTTGGACGGATCGAAGCCCTCATAGTCGCTTCGCCCGACCAGTTTCCATAGGAACTCGATGAGCGTCGATTTCCCAGAACCGGCTTCGCCGACGATTTCCAGGAATGGATAGCTCTTGTGGATCGCACGTATCTGCTCGGCAAACAGGGACCCGAACCAGAAGGCCAGGGCAACAAGGCCTTTCGCCCCGAAGGCCGTCCAGACCTGGTTAACCCATCCCGACGTGTAGGCGTGTGGATCGTTGTTGACCGACAACGCGACCGATTGGTTTAGGGATTTGACCGACAGTTTGCCGATGTCGAAGAAATCTTCTTCGTTGATTCGGTAGATGGTGCCGTCCTTGACGGCGATGTCGCCGAGGACATAGCAGCCGTGGTTTCGGCTGTATCCGATGAAATCGACCGTCTCCACCCGTTTGATGTTGTACAGGCGGCGCTCCATCATGCGGTCAAGATGCTGGGCTGTGCCGCTGAACATCGCGCCTGGCGCCACGGCAAGAAGCCGCTTCTTGAACTCGCTGGCCGTGGATACCTGGGACGCCGTGAAGGTGTTTTTCACGGGGGCGCCATCGTGCGGGAATTCCACGCGGAAGTAGTACCAGCTTTCGTCGGTGAGCTTGTTTTCCTGGAAGTACAGCGGTTGCGGGTAGCAGTTGGAGATAGGGCGAATGCCGCCCGACTCGCGTAGCGCTTTCTCGCGCAACTCGTCGTGCGTCATAGGTTCGGCGCCGGGCTCCTCGGCTATCCGGTCCATGGCCTTGTGGTACGCATTGAGGTCGATGCTGAACCAGTACAGGCGCTTGCCGAATTCAAAGTCGAACTCGGTACGGCTGTTGTCGTGCTCGTAGATCAGCAGGGCCTTTTCCGTGGCGTTCGACGCCAGCAGCAGCGCACCGTGGTGGAAATAGGCCTTCAGGCCATCCGGTGTAAGGTGCTTCTTCGCGGTGTCGTCGCCTGCATTGCGGTCCAGCAAATACAGGTCGTTCCAGTCGCGTTTGACCTTGCCCTGGGGAATGAGGGCGGCACGACATGTCCAGCCGTCGGCCCGGGCGCGGCGCACGTGCTTGACCGTGTAGGACCTTCCAGCCTTGTCGCCGTCCAGTGCCCATACCAGCTTAGGCAGGGAATCGCGGCTGTCACGCAAAGCGCGTAGCGCGCCGCTGGGGTAGTTGTTGCATGAAAGCAGTGCGACGGCCGGAATACCGACATGCAGCAAGGCGATGGCATCGAAGATGCCTTCCACAAGCCACAATTCGTCGACGGTATTCAGGTCCACGCGAGGCGGTGTCCACCATTCGCCCATGTAGCTGCCGCCGAACTTGAACCGCGCCTTCTGCTTGCCAAAGCGCGACGGTTCGTCGATCAGGCGTTCCCACCAGGTGTTCGCCACCGGAAACCGCACCGTGGCGGAGCCGATGTTTCTGTCCCGGTCGAAATAATGCTCCTGCGAATAGGTGCTGGCAATCTTTGACAGGTCGAAGCCGCGCGCGTGGACCAGGTACGCGTCGGCGGCGGCGTTCGGGTTGGTCTTTTGCTGCTCGGCGTACCGCTTCGACCAATGGTCGAAGATATCCGGGAACAGTTCCTTGACGTGTCCCTCCCACCCGCAGTTATTCAGCCTGCCACAACGGAGCACCCAGGGGTGCTCCGCATTGGTATACAGCTCTTTCTTGTGGCAAGCGGGGCACAGCCCTTGCCGGAGCCATCCCGCGCGTTCCTTGAAGCCGTATGGCTCCAGGCGCGCCAGCACTTCGCGGTGAATGTCCGGTTTCATGCTGGTCTACCGATATTGTTGAAGGACGGCGGCGCCGTGTTCGTCCAGGCGGTAGAGCCAGGCGCGCATGCCCAGTGATGTGGCGATGGTGCATTCGAGCTTCGCGCCGCGCGAGGCGTCCCATCTGGGCAGCAAAACAATGGCTTCGCACCCTACCAATTCGGGAATGTCGCGCCGCATGCATTCGGCCCACGGTGTGCCGTGGTGCTTGACGATTTCGGCCGGGTTGATGACTTCGATACCGTGGGCGCGCAACCTGGCAGCGGCGTCATGGAACGCGGGGTGGTTCAGGTGAGGATGGCCCGTCATCGGGCCGGCAAGATAGACCTTCATGCCTGTCCCCCGGTGGCCTTGACGATGGCGGCGCGGCGCTCGTGGTATCGCGTCATGCCGTCGGGACTGATGCCGGCGTGCGTCAGCTTTTCGTCGGCACGCGCCTTCTGTGCGGGCGTCATGACGTTCAGCATCACCAGGATGATTTCTTCGGCAGCGTGCAGCTCCGCCAGCAGATCCGGCGCAGCGGTCATCAGACGGGCGTTGGCCCGCCCGACGCCCGCGCAATGCGGGGCGACATCTGCGATTATCTTGTCGCCAGCGACGATTCGTAGCGATATCGAGTCATCGAGGTGCCACGATTCGGGTGTGGGTTTGCCGATGGGCATCATGCGGCCTCCGGCATGTTGCGTTCAAGCATGGCGTGGCGCGCGGCGACGTGAACCAGGCACACCGCGTTGAGCATGTCGGTGGCGAGGTCCTTCTCGCCCTGGGCCGCGTCGAGGAACCAGGTGCTTGCGTTCTCGTAGTGCGCGACGATCAGACGCTCCATGAGGCCGTTGAAGGCCACCAGTTGGGCATCGCTCAAATGGGCCTCTATGCGGGCCATGACGGGGATTGCGGGCATATTTGCATTCCTTCGGGCAACAGTTCCCCGCAATGGGCGCGGACGCCCACTGGCGGATCGGATGAAAAATGGGAGGTTTTAGGCGGCGGTGGTGGGCTCGGCCGGCGAGACGTGGTGCTGGTGGAGCATCCGCAGCAGCTCGGCGGCGGACACCACGCGCGTGGTGTTCGTCGCGCGGTCGACGACGAAGAGCGCGTAGCTGGTGCTGCGGTCCATATCGAAGCTGACACGGCTTTCGCGGCTGCACAGTTCGGCGATGGCCCGGGCCGCATGCGTTTCGGCGGTGTGTTTCGAGCAACTGCACAGCGCCATCAAATGCGACACGCAGCGCTCCAGCATGAGGTTGTCCTGCAAGCCAGGCTTGGGCGTGCCGTTCTCCAGCTCCAGCCGGACGAATTGATAGGCCTGGTCGGAGATAAAGTCGCGGCCCCAGTCCACGGCGGCGACCTGGTTGCGGTAGTGGATGCGGTGCGGGTTAATCGTGCTCATGGAGGAAGCTCCCTTGACGAGGGTCTGTCTTGGATTCGGCCAGCTTGCGCAGGATGTCGGCGCGGCTGGCGAGAGGCAGGTCGATTGCCGGGTTGGCGATGGCCGGCGGTGAAACGGTGCGCACTGCTTCCAGATGGGACACCCAGGTGTGACCGCAAAAGAGGCTGCGGCATTGGAAGTAGAGGACGCGCAGCGTTGGCGACATGGTTTCGCTGGTTCGCACCGTGGCGAAGTGTCCGCAATGGGGGCAGTGCTGGCCGATGGTGTTCACGGCTATCCCTGACGCCGCCGTTGCTTCTTGCATTCGGCTTCGTAGGCCTCAAGACCGCGCCGGTACATCAGTAGCGCGAACTGAGCAGCCGAACGCTCGTCGGCGGCTGCGTAACGCTTGCATTTCTCGAATTCGAGCGACTCCATGCGGAGACCAATCATCGGACGGTGCCCCCGTTTGAGCGCATCTTTACTCATGTTTGGTGTATGTTCCATGTGTGACACCCTGATTTGTAGCGTGACGACCTGATTATGCTCTCAATCGAGAGCATTCGTCAATAGGAATGAATTCAAATGGATGCATCGGCCGAGCGCATTACGGAAGAACGGACTCGACTTGGGATGGGGATTGGGCAATTTGCGGCCGCTGGCGGCGTCGGCAGGGGAGCGCAAGCGAATTATGAGAAGGGCATCAGACAACCGGATTTGCCCTATCTCGCGGCCATCGCAAAGGTCGGGGCTGACGTGCTCTATATCGTCACGGGACACCGCGCCATGTCTGAAGGGCAAGCCGCTGAGGACTTAAAGCGCTACGCCGACGCGTGGCAATTGCTTGACGCGGCATTGAGCAAGTTCAAGCGGACGCTCCCGCCCGAGAAAAAGCGCAAGGCTGTCGACGCGCTGTACCGCGCAAGCAAGGGCCAAGACGGAATCGATGAGCAACAGCTCTCGTTGGTAATAGAACTCGCGGCCTGAGGACAGGATATGGACGACGACAAGATATTGAGGTTTCCCGGTTCGGGCCGCGATTCAGATGTGCTCCAAACACTCCAGGCCGCATTGTCCGAATCTGAGTCAGAGAAATCAGTAATAGACGAGGCACAGCGGCCAGTCACGCGACAGTCCATTAAGGGAGATCGAAACATGCAGGTCGCGGGCGACGTCCACGTGCATCATGGGGCGTCGTTCCCATCGCGTGGCGATTTCATTTCTTGCCCTGCGTGTGGTTTAGCCGTCGGGCGATATGCAGATCATTGCTTGCATTGCGGTAACAACGTCACTCGTCATTTCCAGCAGATTCATCGCGCCAGAGTGCAGCGGCGAGCGACCTATGTAGGTGGCGGGTTATTCACCGTCTTTTTGATCGCCATGGCCCTGATGCAACTGGACCTGCCCGTTTCGTGGCACTGGCCTTTGACTCTTGTCGCCGGCATTAGCGCGTTTTTGGCACTCCTATGCGCTCGAGAAATATGACTTTCTATGCTTTCCACTCGCGTCGCGATTCCTTGCATTAGGTATAGCCTGTTGGTTCGCTTCGTTTGCAGCGTTGCCCTTAACTCGCCGGTAAGGGCTGCACCGTGTGGGGAGAGGAAAAGCGCGCGTGCATGGCGCCGGCAGCTCGTATAGGAAGGATCGATGTACACGGAAGAATCAAAGGTGCTGCCCTTCAAACCCAATGCAACGGCCCACAAGGCCAATGTTGACGTGCTGCGCGTACTGGCGGCGGCGCTACAGGAATCCACACCCACGGATGCACCGGCTTCCAAGCCTGAGCACCATCAGAAAGTCAAAGGAGATTGGAACGTGCAGGTCACGACTGCCGACGCGACATCGCAGAAAATCTGCGGCAACAACAACGTGCAGATCAGCGGCGCCCACCTACTGGTGCGCGTAAACGTTCGCGTCAACCGTCAGTAGCTTCACCATCGAGTGCCGCCGCGTCGTCCGCCTCTTGTTGGAGCGCGACGGCCTCGACAGTTTCAGCCTCCAGGCTGCTGGTCAGACCATTTTCGTCTAGCTTGTGCACGATGCGCGATACAAGCCACGTGATGCCGCCCATGGGGGCTTTCATGGCAGGAAACTGGATCTTTGCTTGTGGCACCAGCTCCGGGCGACCGTAGGCCAAATCGAATTGCAGCGTCGCCGTGCCGCGCTGAATTCGCTGCCATTCGGCCCGGGCGTTATCGAGCGCGTCCTGCTCGCTGCCAAAGACGGACCTCATTCGCTTTGCATTGCCGATTACGCCGACAACGACGTTGCGGCGTGTTCCTCCCGCCTTGTCCTGCCAATACGCCCGCACGCCTGTATACGCGTCGCGGTCGGCGACGTGGAAGCGAAACCCGTCGCCATCCGCGCGTGACAAGACCACGGTAGGCATGTCGGCGCCGCTGGCCGTTTTTCCCTTGTCGATGGAGAGAAAGAGCAGCCGTCCCTCTTTGACCGTCGCCACCGCGTCGTATCGCTTGCCTATCCGGTTCAGGAATGCCACGTCCGATTCGTTCGTCTGGTCGATGTGCGGCACC
Encoded proteins:
- a CDS encoding DUF4406 domain-containing protein — its product is MKVYLAGPMTGHPHLNHPAFHDAAARLRAHGIEVINPAEIVKHHGTPWAECMRRDIPELVGCEAIVLLPRWDASRGAKLECTIATSLGMRAWLYRLDEHGAAVLQQYR
- a CDS encoding contractile injection system protein, VgrG/Pvc8 family — protein: MSIGPYAYPRAIWRVTLDGRDVSAGMASRLDSLSITECRGGEADQLDIVLHDNDGLLEIPRLGVTLRVFLGWEQTGLVDKGTFVVDEVEYSGPPDQITLRARSANLAAALRTRTERSFHGKTINDIVSTVAKAHGLDPVVGQSFGNVVVPHIDQTNESDVAFLNRIGKRYDAVATVKEGRLLFLSIDKGKTASGADMPTVVLSRADGDGFRFHVADRDAYTGVRAYWQDKAGGTRRNVVVGVIGNAKRMRSVFGSEQDALDNARAEWQRIQRGTATLQFDLAYGRPELVPQAKIQFPAMKAPMGGITWLVSRIVHKLDENGLTSSLEAETVEAVALQQEADDAAALDGEATDG
- a CDS encoding ogr/Delta-like zinc finger family protein, giving the protein MNTIGQHCPHCGHFATVRTSETMSPTLRVLYFQCRSLFCGHTWVSHLEAVRTVSPPAIANPAIDLPLASRADILRKLAESKTDPRQGSFLHEHD
- a CDS encoding toprim domain-containing protein, which translates into the protein MKPDIHREVLARLEPYGFKERAGWLRQGLCPACHKKELYTNAEHPWVLRCGRLNNCGWEGHVKELFPDIFDHWSKRYAEQQKTNPNAAADAYLVHARGFDLSKIASTYSQEHYFDRDRNIGSATVRFPVANTWWERLIDEPSRFGKQKARFKFGGSYMGEWWTPPRVDLNTVDELWLVEGIFDAIALLHVGIPAVALLSCNNYPSGALRALRDSRDSLPKLVWALDGDKAGRSYTVKHVRRARADGWTCRAALIPQGKVKRDWNDLYLLDRNAGDDTAKKHLTPDGLKAYFHHGALLLASNATEKALLIYEHDNSRTEFDFEFGKRLYWFSIDLNAYHKAMDRIAEEPGAEPMTHDELREKALRESGGIRPISNCYPQPLYFQENKLTDESWYYFRVEFPHDGAPVKNTFTASQVSTASEFKKRLLAVAPGAMFSGTAQHLDRMMERRLYNIKRVETVDFIGYSRNHGCYVLGDIAVKDGTIYRINEEDFFDIGKLSVKSLNQSVALSVNNDPHAYTSGWVNQVWTAFGAKGLVALAFWFGSLFAEQIRAIHKSYPFLEIVGEAGSGKSTLIEFLWKLVGRSDYEGFDPSKASLAARARNFSQVSGLPVVLIESDRERMGDEKTHVKSFDWDELKTAYNGRSIRARGVANGGNETYEPPFRGSIVIAQNNDVSASEAILSRIVHLNIDRAGQNAQTYAAAVALESTPTADVSGFILAATKREAQVLQIIEARTPHYHDVIKARPDVKMVRIVKCHAQMMATIDALRIVVKLTDEQHAAAIALLGDMAAERQHIINADHPIVQEFWDSFEYLNGDELPPKLNHSCNDDEIAVNLNQYVEEAVNRRQQVPNLRDLKKVLRTSRRHKFIGVKTVKSRIRTNASGASTVHCWVFRKGA